The following coding sequences lie in one Lelliottia jeotgali genomic window:
- a CDS encoding N-hydroxyarylamine O-acetyltransferase — protein sequence MSPFLSAYFSRIGWQQPVSVDIDTLRALHLSHNCAIPFENIDVVMTREIQLDDQCVADKLVSARRGGYCFEQNGLFERVLREVGFEVRSVLGRVILANPPQMPPRTHRLLLVELNGERWIADVGFGGQTLTAPIRLIAGEEQATPHGVYRLMNENNDWVLQFRHHEHWQSMYHFDLATQYFTDYVMGNFWSAHWPQSHFRHHLLMCRHLPDGGKLTLTNYHFTHWQGARAVETVNLPDANALYAVMQARFGLGVDDPKHGFSLTELTAVMAGFDTHPEAGK from the coding sequence ATGTCCCCATTTTTGAGTGCTTATTTTTCACGTATCGGCTGGCAACAGCCGGTCTCCGTTGACATCGACACCCTGCGAGCGCTGCATTTAAGCCACAACTGCGCGATCCCGTTTGAGAATATTGACGTGGTCATGACGCGCGAAATCCAGCTCGACGATCAGTGCGTTGCCGACAAACTGGTCTCCGCCCGTCGCGGCGGCTACTGCTTTGAGCAAAACGGATTATTCGAGCGGGTACTGCGTGAAGTGGGCTTTGAGGTGCGTAGCGTGCTGGGCCGTGTGATTCTGGCGAATCCGCCGCAAATGCCGCCGCGCACGCACCGTTTGCTGTTGGTGGAACTCAACGGCGAGCGCTGGATTGCGGATGTCGGATTTGGCGGCCAGACGCTAACTGCGCCGATTCGCCTGATTGCCGGTGAAGAGCAGGCCACGCCGCACGGTGTTTATCGCCTGATGAACGAAAATAACGACTGGGTGCTGCAGTTCCGCCATCACGAGCACTGGCAGTCGATGTACCATTTTGACCTGGCGACACAGTATTTCACCGATTACGTGATGGGCAATTTCTGGTCCGCCCACTGGCCACAGTCGCATTTCCGTCACCACTTGCTGATGTGCCGCCACCTGCCGGACGGCGGAAAACTGACATTAACGAACTATCACTTCACACACTGGCAGGGCGCTCGCGCCGTTGAAACGGTCAATCTGCCGGATGCCAATGCGCTGTATGCCGTGATGCAGGCGCGTTTTGGATTAGGCGTGGACGATCCGAAACACGGTTTTTCGCTGACAGAATTAACGGCGGTGATGGCGGGGTTTGATACCCATCCGGAAGCGGGAAAATAA
- a CDS encoding ABC transporter permease, whose protein sequence is MNQRLLSVMTLALLVILVAFPLAFIVLQAVFPQFSAGSLAGAFGGVTALIDEPQLPGMLSGTLQIALGVALVSALIGFPLGVARGLFNLPLPRLWDLLFLIPFLTPPYIAALSWMLVLQTNGYLQQLTGISLNSLLFSKTGIVLVMALNIFPVVYFAVSRSLLASGQRLALVARVHGASAGRAFWHITLPMLSPSLAAGMLLAFTLAIEEFGVPAALGTRAGVVMLTTDIEKKLADWPIDLSGASMLSVVLVAIALCAWGVQKKLTGNHDVTSITGKPTENMGAEAGVWTLPVVAVMASVGIVAVVLPGASMVMSGMLGTLSGGVTLSNVTLSHYAALFSQQGDALAALGTSLSLALGAACITGMLGLLASWLVVVQKIKGRGFIDALSLMPAALPGVVVGVGLILLWNQPFWVISPYNSWAILLLSYCCLLLPWPVRYVGSALRQLGGNLEPAARVHGASAFQALRFIVLPLVFPALLAAMLMVFAIASRELVTSLLLAPAGTQTVSVFIWRQFEQGSVGQGMAMATLTLITGLTLMLTALHIMQRGARR, encoded by the coding sequence GTGAATCAACGACTTTTATCCGTCATGACGCTGGCGCTGCTGGTGATTCTGGTGGCGTTTCCGCTGGCGTTTATCGTGCTGCAAGCGGTGTTTCCGCAGTTTAGCGCAGGCTCGCTTGCGGGTGCTTTTGGCGGCGTGACTGCGCTCATTGATGAGCCGCAGTTGCCTGGAATGCTGAGTGGGACGCTGCAAATCGCGCTCGGCGTGGCGTTAGTCAGTGCGCTGATTGGCTTTCCGCTCGGCGTGGCACGCGGGCTGTTTAATTTGCCGCTGCCACGTCTGTGGGATCTGCTGTTTCTGATCCCGTTTCTAACGCCGCCGTACATTGCCGCGCTGTCGTGGATGCTGGTGCTTCAGACTAACGGCTATTTGCAGCAGCTAACCGGCATTTCGTTAAACTCCCTTTTGTTCAGCAAAACGGGCATTGTGCTGGTGATGGCGCTGAATATTTTCCCGGTGGTTTATTTCGCGGTTTCGCGCAGTTTACTTGCCAGCGGGCAGCGTCTGGCGCTGGTAGCGCGCGTTCACGGAGCCAGCGCGGGCAGGGCATTCTGGCACATTACGTTGCCGATGCTTTCACCGTCTCTGGCTGCCGGAATGCTGCTGGCCTTTACGCTGGCGATCGAAGAGTTTGGCGTTCCGGCAGCGCTGGGAACCCGCGCAGGCGTGGTGATGCTGACGACCGATATCGAGAAAAAACTCGCCGACTGGCCGATCGATCTGTCGGGCGCGTCGATGCTCTCTGTGGTGTTAGTTGCCATTGCGCTGTGCGCCTGGGGCGTGCAGAAAAAGCTGACCGGCAATCATGATGTCACCAGTATCACCGGCAAACCCACTGAAAACATGGGTGCGGAGGCGGGCGTCTGGACGCTGCCCGTGGTGGCCGTGATGGCGTCGGTCGGGATTGTCGCGGTGGTTTTACCCGGCGCGTCGATGGTGATGTCCGGGATGTTAGGCACCTTATCCGGCGGTGTTACGCTGTCTAACGTGACGTTGTCACACTACGCGGCGCTTTTTAGCCAGCAGGGTGATGCGCTTGCTGCACTGGGCACCAGTCTTTCACTGGCGCTGGGTGCGGCCTGTATCACCGGAATGCTCGGCCTGCTGGCTTCGTGGCTGGTGGTGGTGCAAAAGATAAAAGGGCGCGGATTTATCGACGCACTTTCTCTGATGCCCGCCGCGCTGCCCGGCGTAGTGGTCGGCGTCGGATTGATCCTGCTGTGGAACCAGCCGTTCTGGGTAATTTCCCCTTATAACAGCTGGGCAATCCTGCTGTTGTCGTACTGCTGTTTGCTCCTGCCGTGGCCGGTGCGTTATGTCGGTAGCGCATTACGTCAGCTGGGCGGCAATCTCGAACCTGCCGCGCGGGTACACGGCGCATCGGCATTTCAGGCGCTGCGCTTTATCGTGCTGCCGTTAGTCTTCCCGGCGCTGCTGGCGGCGATGCTGATGGTGTTTGCCATTGCCTCGCGGGAACTGGTGACATCACTATTACTCGCGCCCGCCGGAACACAAACGGTGTCGGTCTTTATCTGGCGGCAGTTTGAACAGGGTTCGGTCGGGCAAGGTATGGCGATGGCGACGCTGACGTTAATCACCGGGCTGACGCTGATGCTTACCGCGTTGCACATCATGCAGCGTGGCGCGCGTCGCTAA
- a CDS encoding Ferric iron ABC transporter, iron-binding protein, with product MKKSFAFNKGVLLAVELSSVMMSSAHALTVYTAGPGSLAKNLATGFEKKTGVKVDIFQATTGKVMARLEAEQANPQADILISASWDTAEDLHQRGWLLPYVSVNAEKVPAELKSADYVAQGVSALGIVWNTKSGTPEPKEWQDLTTDAFKDKVTTPDPALSGASLDLLIGLQNGMGDKAWALFDELKKNGMVVSGPNAQAVTPVMQGAKAAVFGAVDYVSYGNINQGESLKVIFPASGTVIAPRPMMILKSTQHTDDAKAFIDYVLSPEGQTMVADAWLMPARDDVQAKRPLLNELKILPTKSDGTRERSDILKRFNTLFSL from the coding sequence ATGAAAAAGTCATTTGCCTTCAATAAAGGAGTTTTGCTCGCCGTGGAACTATCTTCCGTCATGATGTCCAGCGCCCATGCGCTGACCGTCTACACCGCAGGGCCGGGGTCGCTGGCTAAAAATCTGGCGACCGGGTTTGAAAAGAAAACCGGGGTCAAAGTCGATATCTTCCAGGCGACCACCGGCAAAGTGATGGCCAGACTGGAGGCCGAGCAGGCTAATCCGCAGGCCGATATTCTGATCTCCGCGTCATGGGATACGGCGGAGGATTTACATCAGCGCGGCTGGCTGTTGCCCTACGTTAGCGTCAACGCTGAAAAAGTCCCGGCGGAGCTGAAATCGGCGGATTACGTCGCTCAGGGCGTGTCGGCCCTCGGCATTGTATGGAATACCAAAAGCGGTACCCCGGAGCCAAAAGAGTGGCAGGACCTGACCACCGATGCCTTCAAGGATAAAGTCACGACGCCCGATCCAGCGCTGTCCGGTGCGTCGCTCGATTTGCTGATCGGTCTGCAAAACGGCATGGGTGATAAAGCCTGGGCGCTGTTTGATGAGCTGAAAAAGAACGGCATGGTTGTCAGCGGCCCGAATGCGCAGGCGGTAACGCCGGTGATGCAGGGGGCTAAAGCGGCAGTGTTTGGCGCGGTAGATTATGTCTCCTACGGCAACATCAATCAGGGCGAATCCCTGAAAGTGATTTTCCCGGCCAGCGGCACGGTGATCGCGCCGCGCCCGATGATGATCCTCAAATCCACGCAGCATACGGATGATGCCAAAGCCTTCATCGATTACGTGCTGTCGCCGGAAGGCCAGACAATGGTTGCCGATGCCTGGCTGATGCCCGCGCGTGACGATGTTCAGGCCAAACGCCCACTGCTCAACGAGCTGAAAATCTTGCCAACCAAAAGCGATGGCACCCGCGAGCGCAGCGATATTCTTAAGCGCTTCAACACGCTTTTCTCTCTGTAA
- a CDS encoding Molybdenum transport ATP-binding protein ModC, with protein sequence MVSDITLNGVSYAFGANTVLNHIDLHIDAGSVVALLGPSGCGKSTLLRLLAGLTQPAAGEIFFGGRQVARAGWSLAPEARDIGMVFQDYALWPHMTVAQNVAFPLKMRNLPRRECEARVSQALSRVGLRDFAERKPAGLSGGQQQRVALARAIVAEPRVLLFDEPLSNLDSELRESLCLEMAALLRQLGTTAVYVTHDRREAEILADRIVHLSAGSVAADRLISSSGEFA encoded by the coding sequence ATGGTCAGCGATATCACGCTCAACGGCGTGTCGTACGCCTTTGGTGCGAACACCGTATTAAATCACATCGATCTGCACATTGATGCGGGTAGCGTAGTCGCGCTGCTCGGTCCGTCAGGCTGCGGGAAAAGTACGCTTCTGCGATTGCTCGCCGGGTTAACGCAACCGGCTGCGGGAGAAATCTTCTTTGGTGGACGACAGGTCGCAAGAGCGGGCTGGTCTTTGGCGCCGGAAGCCCGCGACATCGGCATGGTCTTCCAGGATTACGCTCTGTGGCCGCACATGACGGTGGCACAAAACGTGGCGTTTCCCTTGAAAATGCGCAACCTCCCGCGCCGGGAGTGCGAAGCTCGCGTGTCGCAGGCGCTCTCCCGTGTTGGCTTACGTGATTTCGCCGAACGAAAACCGGCCGGATTATCCGGCGGTCAGCAACAGCGTGTGGCGCTAGCGCGTGCCATCGTCGCCGAACCGCGCGTGCTGCTGTTTGACGAACCGCTCTCCAATCTTGACAGCGAACTTCGCGAATCACTGTGCCTGGAGATGGCTGCACTGCTGCGCCAGCTCGGGACTACCGCCGTTTATGTTACGCACGACCGCCGGGAGGCTGAAATCCTGGCCGATCGCATCGTGCATTTGTCTGCGGGCAGCGTCGCTGCCGATCGTTTGATTTCATCCTCAGGGGAGTTCGCATGA
- a CDS encoding NAD(P)H-flavin oxidoreductase, whose amino-acid sequence MTPFRPVELKHASRLLNHGPTVLITSRDETIDRRNVMAAAWSMPVEFEPPRIAIVVDKSAWSRELIERSGMFGIVIPGVAAANWTYAVGSISGRDEDKFNAYGIPAINGPVLGLPVIEEKCLAWMECRLLPPTSAAEKYDTLFGEVVAAAADERAFVAGRWQFDADKLNTLHHLGAGTFVTSGKMVKAPD is encoded by the coding sequence ATGACCCCTTTCCGTCCCGTTGAGTTAAAACATGCGAGCCGCCTTCTGAATCACGGTCCTACGGTGCTTATCACCAGCCGCGATGAGACTATCGACCGGCGCAACGTGATGGCTGCCGCCTGGTCGATGCCCGTCGAATTTGAACCGCCGCGCATTGCGATCGTGGTCGACAAAAGCGCGTGGTCCCGCGAGCTGATTGAACGCAGTGGGATGTTCGGGATAGTCATTCCGGGCGTCGCCGCCGCCAACTGGACCTACGCCGTCGGCAGCATCAGCGGTCGCGATGAAGATAAATTCAACGCTTATGGAATCCCGGCGATTAACGGCCCAGTGCTGGGCCTGCCGGTGATTGAAGAGAAATGCCTGGCATGGATGGAGTGCCGCTTATTACCGCCGACCTCCGCCGCCGAAAAATACGATACGTTATTTGGCGAAGTGGTGGCCGCTGCAGCCGATGAACGCGCATTTGTCGCCGGACGCTGGCAGTTTGATGCGGATAAATTGAATACATTGCATCACCTGGGCGCGGGAACGTTTGTGACGAGTGGGAAGATGGTGAAAGCGCCGGATTGA
- a CDS encoding Translation elongation factor G, translated as MGEVHDGAATTDWMAQEQERGITITSAAVSAFWPGMDRNFEPHRINIIDTPGHVDFTIEVERSMRVLDGAVMVYDSVGGVQPQSETVWRQANKYHVPRLAFVNKMDRQGADFFRVVQMMIDRLKANPVPIVIPVGAEEHFTGVVDLIKMRAILWDDATQGMTFSYGPVPDDLLSTAKIWREKMVSAAAEATDALMDKYLETGDLDEAEIIDGLRQRTIKGEIQPMLCGSAFKNKGVQRMLDAVVELMPSPLDVPAIDGVDEKGQPAERHPSDDEPFSALAFKLMTDPYVGQLTFIRVYSGVLKKGDAVYNPVKGKKERIGRIVLMHANDRHEVDELRAGDIAACVGLKDVTTGDTLTDPDHVITLERMEFPEPVISLAIEPKTKADQERMGIALQRLAAEDPSFRLHTDEESGQTIISGMGELHLEIIVDRMKREFGVEANIGRPQVTYRETLRKAVKEIEGKFVRQSGGKGQYGHVVLSLEPLEPGSGFKFEDATKGGVVPREYIPSVEKGLREAMNSGVLAGYPVVDVKATLTFGSYHDVDSSEMAFRMAAIFGFKDGARKADPAILEPVMHVEVETPEEYAGNIMGDLSSRRGMVQGMDERFGSQIIRADVPLAEMFGYATTLRSMSQGRATYSMEFHHYAEAPRNVAEDIIASRAKA; from the coding sequence ATGGGTGAAGTCCACGATGGTGCGGCAACAACTGACTGGATGGCGCAGGAGCAAGAGCGCGGAATCACGATAACTTCCGCAGCCGTGAGCGCTTTCTGGCCCGGTATGGACCGAAATTTTGAACCGCACCGGATCAACATTATCGACACCCCAGGGCACGTGGATTTCACCATTGAGGTGGAACGTTCAATGCGTGTACTCGATGGCGCTGTGATGGTGTATGACTCCGTCGGTGGCGTACAGCCGCAGTCGGAAACGGTCTGGCGACAGGCTAACAAGTACCACGTGCCACGCCTGGCTTTCGTCAATAAAATGGACCGCCAGGGGGCTGATTTCTTCCGCGTAGTGCAGATGATGATTGACCGCCTTAAAGCCAATCCGGTGCCGATTGTCATTCCCGTCGGTGCCGAAGAACACTTTACTGGCGTGGTCGATCTCATCAAAATGCGCGCCATTTTGTGGGACGATGCCACCCAGGGTATGACCTTCAGCTACGGGCCGGTTCCGGATGATTTGCTCAGTACCGCGAAAATCTGGCGTGAGAAAATGGTCTCTGCGGCGGCGGAAGCCACTGATGCGCTGATGGATAAATACCTGGAAACGGGCGATTTGGATGAAGCCGAAATCATCGACGGGCTACGCCAGCGCACCATTAAAGGTGAGATCCAGCCGATGCTGTGCGGCAGCGCGTTCAAAAACAAAGGCGTGCAGCGCATGCTCGATGCGGTTGTCGAACTGATGCCGTCGCCCCTCGACGTTCCGGCTATTGATGGCGTGGATGAAAAAGGCCAACCCGCCGAGCGCCATCCGAGCGACGACGAACCGTTCTCGGCGTTAGCGTTCAAGCTGATGACCGACCCGTACGTCGGCCAGTTGACCTTTATCCGCGTCTATTCCGGCGTGCTGAAAAAAGGCGACGCGGTGTACAACCCGGTTAAAGGGAAAAAAGAGCGTATTGGACGTATTGTGCTGATGCATGCCAACGATCGTCATGAAGTCGACGAGCTGCGTGCGGGGGATATTGCCGCCTGCGTCGGATTAAAAGATGTCACAACAGGCGACACCCTGACCGATCCGGATCATGTGATCACGCTTGAGCGCATGGAATTCCCGGAACCGGTGATTTCGCTGGCGATCGAGCCGAAAACCAAGGCCGATCAAGAGAGAATGGGCATCGCGTTGCAGCGGCTGGCGGCAGAAGATCCGTCGTTCCGTCTGCACACAGATGAAGAGTCCGGCCAGACGATTATCTCCGGGATGGGCGAGTTGCATCTGGAAATTATCGTCGACCGTATGAAGCGTGAGTTTGGCGTCGAAGCCAATATAGGTCGCCCGCAGGTGACCTACCGCGAGACGTTGCGCAAAGCGGTGAAAGAGATCGAAGGCAAATTTGTGCGCCAGTCCGGCGGTAAAGGGCAGTATGGCCACGTGGTCCTGAGCCTCGAACCGCTCGAGCCGGGCAGCGGCTTTAAGTTTGAAGATGCCACCAAAGGCGGCGTGGTGCCGCGCGAATACATTCCATCGGTGGAAAAAGGTTTGCGTGAAGCTATGAACAGCGGCGTGCTGGCGGGTTATCCGGTGGTGGACGTGAAAGCGACCCTGACGTTTGGTTCGTATCATGACGTCGACTCCTCGGAAATGGCCTTCCGAATGGCGGCGATCTTCGGGTTTAAAGACGGCGCGCGCAAAGCCGACCCGGCGATTCTGGAACCGGTGATGCACGTCGAGGTGGAAACGCCGGAAGAGTACGCCGGGAATATTATGGGCGATCTCTCTTCCCGTCGCGGGATGGTGCAGGGCATGGACGAACGGTTCGGCAGCCAGATTATTCGCGCTGACGTTCCACTGGCGGAGATGTTTGGTTATGCGACCACGTTGCGATCCATGTCGCAGGGCCGCGCAACCTACAGCATGGAATTCCATCACTACGCCGAGGCTCCACGCAACGTGGCAGAGGATATTATTGCCAGCCGCGCGAAAGCGTAA
- a CDS encoding Transcriptional regulator, ArsR family — MIANHPEPEQITLENVLLALGNPLRLEILRLLADGSELSCNALRPEEIAKSTMTHHWRVLRDSGVIWQRPQGRENMISLRREDLDARFPGLLDTLLKVM, encoded by the coding sequence ATGATCGCTAACCACCCCGAACCTGAACAAATCACGCTGGAAAATGTGCTGTTAGCCCTCGGCAACCCGCTGCGACTGGAGATCCTCCGCCTGCTCGCTGACGGCAGCGAACTCAGCTGCAACGCCCTGCGCCCGGAAGAAATCGCCAAATCGACGATGACCCACCACTGGCGAGTATTGCGCGACAGCGGTGTGATCTGGCAGCGCCCACAGGGACGCGAGAATATGATTTCGTTGCGAAGAGAAGATTTGGACGCCCGCTTTCCGGGTTTGTTGGATACGTTGCTGAAGGTGATGTAG
- a CDS encoding MBL fold metallo-hydrolase: MTLLQTFQAPMINRKKIGNMLVTMLSDGYLDASFELLSGIDGSKAEALLQQRGVSSLPRMNINVYVIQTGNQTILVDSGAGNFKGWGGRLPVALAAAGIDPLQIDTILLTHAHPDHIGGIAGPLNTPLFRNVERVYVHEKELSFWRNKTIHASAPGVFNPSFLLAQNAFAAYEEKLVPFSQEDIVSGIQAVPLPGHTPGHTGYLIGNDQESLLIWGDIVHFPHIQVEHPEVTIAFDTDPVAAAGARKRLLERVVSDKISVTGMHFNSPVTARVKGNDARFSLQYDGWSPEV, translated from the coding sequence ATGACGTTACTGCAGACATTTCAGGCCCCCATGATTAACCGTAAAAAAATCGGCAATATGCTGGTTACCATGCTCAGCGATGGGTATCTGGATGCTTCATTTGAACTGCTGTCGGGGATCGATGGCTCAAAAGCTGAAGCACTCCTTCAACAGCGTGGCGTCTCTTCGCTGCCGCGAATGAACATCAACGTGTACGTTATCCAGACCGGTAATCAGACTATCCTCGTGGATAGCGGAGCGGGGAATTTTAAAGGCTGGGGCGGACGTTTGCCGGTCGCGCTGGCGGCGGCAGGGATAGATCCTTTACAAATTGACACCATCCTGCTGACACATGCGCATCCCGATCATATTGGCGGTATCGCGGGTCCACTGAATACACCCCTCTTTCGTAACGTTGAAAGGGTGTATGTTCACGAGAAAGAGTTGTCTTTCTGGCGCAATAAAACAATTCATGCGAGTGCGCCAGGGGTATTTAATCCGTCTTTTTTACTCGCGCAAAATGCTTTTGCGGCCTACGAGGAGAAACTGGTTCCCTTCAGTCAGGAGGACATTGTGTCTGGGATTCAGGCTGTGCCGTTACCCGGGCATACACCTGGCCATACTGGATATCTGATCGGTAACGATCAAGAGTCCTTACTCATCTGGGGGGATATTGTCCATTTCCCGCATATTCAGGTTGAGCATCCAGAAGTGACGATTGCGTTTGATACCGATCCGGTAGCGGCGGCGGGAGCTCGCAAACGTCTGCTGGAACGGGTGGTGTCAGATAAAATCAGCGTAACAGGCATGCATTTTAATTCACCAGTAACAGCCCGTGTGAAAGGGAATGATGCGCGGTTCTCGTTGCAGTATGACGGGTGGTCACCGGAGGTCTGA
- a CDS encoding putative tautomerase ydcE, with protein sequence MPHVDIKCFPRDLNEEQKTALAADIAEVIIRHFNSKDASVSVALNQVQQEDWKAQVWDTEIGPKLDELIKKPGYSM encoded by the coding sequence ATGCCACACGTCGATATCAAATGTTTTCCCCGCGATCTGAACGAAGAACAAAAAACCGCACTGGCAGCGGACATCGCCGAAGTGATTATTCGCCATTTCAACAGTAAAGACGCTTCCGTGTCCGTTGCCCTGAATCAGGTGCAACAGGAAGACTGGAAGGCGCAGGTCTGGGATACGGAGATCGGCCCGAAACTGGATGAGCTGATTAAGAAGCCTGGGTATTCGATGTAA
- a CDS encoding putative GST-like protein yncG: MIKVYGVPGWGSAISEVMLTLADIPYQFINVDGFDSPGPQRVLLEKLNPLCQVPTLEMENGAVMSETAAIGLMILDRCPDLAPPVGHPDRVQFQRLLVWLVANVYPTFTYADYPERWAPDAPEQLRENCLAYRQSLYLWLDNHLEAAPWAFGEQLTLIDVYIAVMRTWGPRHEWFAANTPHITAIADSVCQLPELHKVLKANEII, translated from the coding sequence ATGATCAAGGTGTACGGCGTACCCGGCTGGGGATCGGCCATCAGCGAAGTGATGCTGACCCTGGCCGATATTCCTTATCAGTTTATCAATGTCGACGGGTTTGACTCGCCTGGCCCACAGCGCGTCCTTCTTGAGAAACTCAATCCACTGTGTCAGGTCCCGACGCTAGAAATGGAAAACGGCGCGGTGATGAGCGAAACGGCGGCCATCGGGTTGATGATTCTCGACCGCTGCCCGGATCTGGCGCCGCCTGTCGGCCATCCGGATCGGGTGCAGTTTCAGCGTCTGCTTGTCTGGCTTGTCGCCAATGTCTATCCCACTTTTACCTACGCCGATTATCCGGAGCGCTGGGCACCCGACGCGCCGGAACAGCTGCGGGAAAATTGCCTGGCGTATCGTCAATCGCTCTATCTGTGGCTGGATAATCATCTCGAAGCCGCGCCCTGGGCGTTCGGCGAACAGCTTACGCTGATTGACGTCTATATCGCGGTGATGCGCACCTGGGGCCCGCGCCATGAATGGTTTGCTGCCAACACGCCGCATATTACCGCGATCGCAGATTCCGTCTGTCAGCTGCCAGAACTGCACAAGGTGTTAAAAGCAAACGAAATAATCTGA
- a CDS encoding Periplasmic binding protein has product MKYGFLALLGVVSVSQASIDLKANEQPLPVTVDQAAIAKIPQNYKFVEPGTLTVAISALNSPPLALLASDNRTRIGSDPDIARLLAGSLGLKLKLVPTAWEDWPLGISSGRYDVALVNIAVTEQRKQKFDFATYRVDSLAFSVKSTSDVQSIKKAEDLAGKKVIVGSGTNQERILLGWNEENKQAGREPALPVYLTDDASGNLYIQSGRADVFFGPQSVSAYKAALTGKSRVVGLGPKKAYVATTTKKGNELVYALQAALDGAIQRGEYQQVLARWGEQGEGVAQSEVNPPGITY; this is encoded by the coding sequence ATGAAATATGGATTTCTGGCGCTGTTGGGCGTCGTATCGGTGAGCCAGGCGAGCATCGATTTAAAAGCCAACGAGCAGCCGTTGCCGGTAACAGTCGATCAAGCCGCGATCGCGAAGATCCCGCAAAATTATAAATTTGTTGAGCCAGGCACGCTGACGGTCGCCATTTCCGCGCTCAATTCACCTCCGCTGGCGCTGCTGGCCAGCGACAACCGTACCCGCATTGGCAGCGATCCGGATATTGCTCGTCTGCTGGCGGGCAGTCTCGGATTAAAACTGAAACTGGTGCCAACCGCATGGGAAGACTGGCCGCTGGGGATCAGCTCCGGGCGCTACGACGTGGCGCTGGTGAATATCGCGGTGACCGAGCAGCGTAAACAGAAGTTCGATTTTGCGACCTATCGCGTCGATTCCCTGGCGTTTTCGGTGAAATCCACCAGCGACGTGCAGTCGATCAAAAAAGCTGAAGATCTGGCGGGCAAAAAAGTGATCGTTGGCTCTGGCACCAATCAGGAGCGCATCCTTCTCGGCTGGAACGAAGAGAACAAACAGGCCGGGCGCGAGCCTGCGCTGCCGGTTTATCTGACAGATGACGCCTCTGGCAATTTGTATATCCAGTCCGGACGTGCGGATGTGTTCTTCGGGCCACAGTCGGTTTCTGCCTATAAAGCGGCGCTGACCGGAAAATCCCGAGTCGTGGGGTTGGGGCCGAAAAAAGCCTACGTCGCGACAACCACCAAAAAAGGCAATGAGCTGGTGTATGCATTGCAGGCCGCGCTGGACGGGGCTATTCAGCGCGGTGAATATCAACAGGTGCTGGCTCGCTGGGGTGAGCAGGGCGAGGGCGTGGCGCAGTCCGAAGTCAATCCGCCGGGCATTACCTACTGA